One genomic window of Cygnus atratus isolate AKBS03 ecotype Queensland, Australia chromosome 16, CAtr_DNAZoo_HiC_assembly, whole genome shotgun sequence includes the following:
- the OSER1 gene encoding oxidative stress-responsive serine-rich protein 1 isoform X2, producing MKTETKDGEEESLQTAFKKLRVDAAGPVKKPSRGVVRTQRRRRSKSPILHPPKFVHCCTKSHSTCSQIVHKSQMDAQDDSTGFGMPIPKEVCAHERCRIAPDIDQKGDDVDSSGVSVVQSASENKQENFPAAISLESKAGPKTTELSDFQSVSKLNKNKPCACADKACQCKRWQDMEVYKFSGLQNAFPLAPDRITVAEDHSQALPSRTPSSSPRSCSEQARAFVDDVTIEDLSGYMEYYLYIPKKMSHMAEMMYT from the coding sequence GCCTGTGAAGAAGCCTTCAAGAGGAGTTGTGAGAACCCAGCGTCGCAGGCGTTCCAAATCTCCAATTCTTCATCCTCCAAAGTTTGTCCATTGCTGCACAAAATCACATTCCACGTGCAGCCAAATAGTGCACAAGAGCCAGATGGATGCCCAAGATGACAGCACAGGGTTTGGGATGCCAATCCCAAAGGAAGTTTGTGCACATGAACGATGCCGTATTGCTCCAGACATTGACCAGAAGGGAGATGATGTTGATTCTTCAGGAGTTTCTGTTGTGCAGTCTGCATCAgagaacaaacaggaaaactttCCTGCTGCCATTTCTCTAGAATCCAAAGCAGGCCCAAAGACTACGGAGCTCTCTGACTTTCAATCTGTGTCCAAGCTGAACAAGAATAAGCCGTGTGCCTGTGCAGATAAAGCCTGTCAGTGTAAACGATGGCAAGATATGGAGGTGTACAAATTCTCTGGCTTGCAGAATGCTTTCCCGTTGGCACCTGATAGAATAACAGTTGCTGAGGATCACTCTCAAGCTTTGCCATCAAGAACTCCATCAAGTTCTCCACGCTCTTGCTCTGAGCAAGCCAGGGCCTTTGTGGATGATGTGACTATTGAAGATCTTTCGGGATACATGGAATATTACTTGTatattccaaagaaaatgtCTCACATGGCAGAAATGATGTACACCTGA
- the OSER1 gene encoding oxidative stress-responsive serine-rich protein 1 isoform X1 encodes MKTETKDGEEESLQTAFKKLRVDAAGSTASLPVGEGTSPRALVRTAADENKPKNVCTSKETWHGPVKKPSRGVVRTQRRRRSKSPILHPPKFVHCCTKSHSTCSQIVHKSQMDAQDDSTGFGMPIPKEVCAHERCRIAPDIDQKGDDVDSSGVSVVQSASENKQENFPAAISLESKAGPKTTELSDFQSVSKLNKNKPCACADKACQCKRWQDMEVYKFSGLQNAFPLAPDRITVAEDHSQALPSRTPSSSPRSCSEQARAFVDDVTIEDLSGYMEYYLYIPKKMSHMAEMMYT; translated from the exons ATCTACTGCTTCTCTTCCTGTTGGTGAGGGGACAAGTCCAAGAGCACTAGTTAGAACAGCAGCAGATGAAAACAAGCCTAAGAACGTGTGTACTTCTAAGGAAACCTGGCATGG GCCTGTGAAGAAGCCTTCAAGAGGAGTTGTGAGAACCCAGCGTCGCAGGCGTTCCAAATCTCCAATTCTTCATCCTCCAAAGTTTGTCCATTGCTGCACAAAATCACATTCCACGTGCAGCCAAATAGTGCACAAGAGCCAGATGGATGCCCAAGATGACAGCACAGGGTTTGGGATGCCAATCCCAAAGGAAGTTTGTGCACATGAACGATGCCGTATTGCTCCAGACATTGACCAGAAGGGAGATGATGTTGATTCTTCAGGAGTTTCTGTTGTGCAGTCTGCATCAgagaacaaacaggaaaactttCCTGCTGCCATTTCTCTAGAATCCAAAGCAGGCCCAAAGACTACGGAGCTCTCTGACTTTCAATCTGTGTCCAAGCTGAACAAGAATAAGCCGTGTGCCTGTGCAGATAAAGCCTGTCAGTGTAAACGATGGCAAGATATGGAGGTGTACAAATTCTCTGGCTTGCAGAATGCTTTCCCGTTGGCACCTGATAGAATAACAGTTGCTGAGGATCACTCTCAAGCTTTGCCATCAAGAACTCCATCAAGTTCTCCACGCTCTTGCTCTGAGCAAGCCAGGGCCTTTGTGGATGATGTGACTATTGAAGATCTTTCGGGATACATGGAATATTACTTGTatattccaaagaaaatgtCTCACATGGCAGAAATGATGTACACCTGA